Below is a genomic region from Mustela lutreola isolate mMusLut2 chromosome 1, mMusLut2.pri, whole genome shotgun sequence.
AAAAACTACCAGATATATCAATGCTGCTCTTCACTGGGCCATACTTGGAACATAAGGTTCTAAACTTCCTTTGTCTAAAGATTTCTTCTCAGGCAGTTATTTATGCTAAGACCATAACCTTCTCTTTTTCCTATCACCCTCTACCAAGTACCCTAACCCCTCTCATCCTTCACAAATTACTTTATATAAACAAAcaacacacatgcgcacacacacatacacacacacacacacacacacacacacagtctgatCTTGATCTCTGAACATCAAGTGGGTCTTCTCTTGAACATGAAGCACCAAGCCTCCACAGAATTTGCTGTCTAGTGTCTATCATTTCCCTCACTCTGAGTGGTAGTAGCATTATTTGTGCTCAGCCTGTTTGCTTGGTAAAATTTCCACTATactgtttataaacatataaaatttcCATATATATTGTTTCCATACATACCACACATTGTCCAGGGCATCTGTtactcatttttatgttttttccctTGATATATCTCTTACTTAACAATATGCCTTATTCAGCATTATAACATTCTTAGCGACTAGCACAAAATTTTACATGGTAAATGTTCAGTATATATTTATGACATTTTATTGAGTCAGATGTTCTCTTAGTAGTTCCATATTCTAGCTCTCAAGATCTTGGTTCCCCTCCCCGTGTTTTAGCATTCTTAAAGCTGGCAGACCAGCCCCCTAAAGCTGGCAAACCAACCCCAGTCCTTTCTCCAAAGGACTTCTCTTAGTAGCCTTCCTCAGCTCTGGGATTTATGAAGGATTTTGAAGATCCCTCTGCGTATTTCCGTTGTCTTCACGCTGTAGATAATGGGGTTGAGCATGGGAGGTACGAACAAGTAGACATTGGACATCATGACATGAACAACAGGTGGGGCACTTTTCCAGAAGCGATGGATCATGGAGACAGCAATTATGGGCACATAAAAAGCCATCACTGCACAGATGTGTGACATGCAGGTGTTGAGTGCCTTGAGCCGCTGCTCCCGGGATGCGATGGCCAACACAGCTCTCAGGATCAATGCATAGGAAAGCAGGATGAATGCCGAGTCAATACCATAGGTGAAAATGACAACAAAGAGCCCATAGATGTTGTTAACATGGATGTCTCCACACGCCACTTTCATGAGATCTGGATGGAGGCAGTATGAATGATGCAAAATTCTGCCCTTGCAGAAGGGCAGTCGTTTTaccagaaaggggaaagggaagagtgtgATGAAACTCTTGGCAAGGATGCCCAGGCCCATAGCCAAGATGCGGCTGTTGGTGAGCACAGTGGCATAGCGTAGTGGTTCACAAATAGCCACAAAACGATCAAAGCTCATGGCCAGCAGTATGCCTGATTCCATGAAAGAGAACATGTGGATGAAGAACATCTGAACCAAGCAGGCATCGAAACCAATGTGGTGGTAGTTGAAGCAGAAGGTAGCAAGCACAGTGGGAAGTGTAGAGAAGGACACTCCCAGATcattgagagagagcatagagAGGAAGTAGTACATGGGCTGGTGCAGAGCAGGCTCCCGAACCACCACTGTGAGGATGCTGAGGTTGCCTATGATGGAAATCAGGTAGAGGATGCAGAAAATCAGGGCAACCCAGGCATGGCCTCTCTGCATCCCTGGAATGCCTGTCAGCTGGAGTGTGGTTGGCTGGAAGGGGGTATCATTGAGGCTCAGCATGGCAGGCAGGTGGGAGAATACAGACAGGGGGTGACCCCTGGTGGGTGTTTTGGGGGagttcttcactttctttcagaCCTCCTGTCTCCAACACAAAAGGTTAGAGATTGAAAGTGTTTGTCTATGTTCCTGCTTCTCTCATTAGACTATGAGCTCTCTGAGGGTAGTAACTGGGTACTACTCATTTCTCTATCACTGGTGCTCAGTACCCTGTCTAGGCCATGGTAGAAACTCCATGAAGATGTGACGATCAGGTGAGTGCCATGGCATGGCAAGGCAATAAGTAGGAGACAGCATGAATGATGCCCTTAATCTTTACCTTAAAGTGCATCATTCCTTCGCTTCCCCCATCTCATCCTAGAAGCCATCTTTTGGAAATCTGGGACATATAGAAATTAAgataaatagggaaaaaaaaaaccaccacccaTTCCTTTGGGAATCCTTTGATTGATGGTGCAGATGAAACTTCTACCCTGTGAACTTATAGCTTCAATAACATTTACTCAGGTCTCCTCAGATTCCCAGTCCCACAACTATCCCTGGACCTGCCATCACCAAAAAATATTCCACCTCTGCAATcttaaattcctttattttttactttattacaaTAGCCTTCTACCTTCCACCTCTCCTACCTTCTCAAACCCATACAGTGTTCTCAGTGTCTCAATAACTGGCCTATTTGTCTGTGAGTTCCTCCTTACTTTTTCTTTGACCCACTCTCCCACTGGGACTGGTACCCTTatcttctctgtgtttctctttcaCGTTCATACAGGAAACACCAACCTTTGATAACTTCTATAACCAAACTTCTGAGTGTACAGCAGgataaaaccaaagaaacaagTGTTTTATTGGAAAACAGAGAGACAGACTGACAGAGTCATTTTAACACTACTTAAATTTTAAACTCACATCTTTATCTGTTCTCACCCACTGGTTTCTGAGAAAGGTGTGTCTCCCCTTGTCCAAGGCCAAGACCTCCACCTCCAGAATTCTATTTCTTGCTATCTCTCCCACTAGTCTACTGTACTTCAAGTTCAGTCTCTCCTTTCCTGTCTATTGCCCTTCAGGCAATAAGCATGTATAAGACCAGACAGACCACCATAAAAATGTAACTGTCcttcttttaattcttccttaattctTAGTCAAACTCCCTGAAACACTGTCTCCCTATTGTGGAAAGGGGGCCTGTTTATATGTCTGCTTTCCTAGTTCCATTCTGAGATCCTGAAAGTCAAGgtttcaaacttatttttttaattaattttattaacatataatgtattattggccccaggggtaaaggtctgtgaatcatcaggttaaTACATTTTACATCAAGGTTTCAAACTTATTGGCCTTACCTTCTATCACTGTTCAATTTATTATACTGTGGTTGCCACACTTCCCCCTGATCACTCTGTGCTCACCTCTATGCTCACCAGTCACCTCTTTGTTGCTCAACTGGATGAAAACATTCTCTCTCTTCATCCAGGTGAGCTCTCCATCCGAGTAAATATTATTGGCAGCTTAGTTTCCTCCTACTTCACATCTCTTTTTATAGCTTCTTTACTgactctttctttgtctttctccttaAGCAGTGGCAGTCTAACTCCAGGAAAAGTAAACAGTAGTCAGAATGGTGCAGATTGAGAAAACCATACCATGAAAGACTTCTTCTCagccttagggcacctgggtagtacAGTAGGTTAACTGTTCATCTCACACAGTATACCCCAAACTGACACATGCTATATGTCAATAATATcacaataaaactggaaaaatctatatttgaaattaaaaaaataaaataagttcccCTTTGGAATTTAGGCATAATGACTCCCCTATTTTCTTATAACAACTCCTTATTCCTTTGACTTTCTAAAATCTCCATCTTTTTCCCTGTCTTCTTAATAAATACAGTGAAATTAGATGGTGCCCAGAGGCTGGAGAACCCCCAGATGTTAGGAATAATCCTGAAAGTACGTGGACCATGAGAAGGAAATTTGTATATTCTTTCGTTTTTGCTCATCCAAATGAGAATCCAAAGGAATCCTTTAACGAGTAGAGTTTCTTTTCCCTATTCCCCCTCTAagtgtctctct
It encodes:
- the LOC131821401 gene encoding olfactory receptor 51I1; this translates as MLSLNDTPFQPTTLQLTGIPGMQRGHAWVALIFCILYLISIIGNLSILTVVVREPALHQPMYYFLSMLSLNDLGVSFSTLPTVLATFCFNYHHIGFDACLVQMFFIHMFSFMESGILLAMSFDRFVAICEPLRYATVLTNSRILAMGLGILAKSFITLFPFPFLVKRLPFCKGRILHHSYCLHPDLMKVACGDIHVNNIYGLFVVIFTYGIDSAFILLSYALILRAVLAIASREQRLKALNTCMSHICAVMAFYVPIIAVSMIHRFWKSAPPVVHVMMSNVYLFVPPMLNPIIYSVKTTEIRRGIFKILHKSQS